From the Apium graveolens cultivar Ventura unplaced genomic scaffold, ASM990537v1 ctg750, whole genome shotgun sequence genome, one window contains:
- the LOC141704164 gene encoding putative F-box protein PP2-B12: MVHLTENCLSLILSFTSPKDTCRASGVSTELRAASDSDELWNKFLPPDINQILTRPISTLTYTMKKQLYFSLCDFAILLDDGNVSFWLDKGSGKKCLMVAARQLAIVPWWWLLYDSNSRFSEEVAVLDKGRCVDIRGKMKIGMLSPHTTYETYLVFKIYEDACGLDSAKTSIRFVNEREEVPDDEASIVYPDPRTSAHNIEQRNGEFSRWRKDKWMEIKIAEFETGARDDDDEVETRFMSTDTNVLKAGLIVQGFEFRPKQPMAVV, encoded by the exons ATGGTGCACCTTACGGAGAATTGCCTATCGTTAATATTATCATTCACATCACCCAAGGATACATGTAGAGCTTCAGGTGTTTCAACAGAATTGAGGGCTGCCAGTGATTCGGATGAGTTATGGAACAAATTTTTACCACCCGATATTAATCAAATTCTCACGAGACCAATCTCCACCTTGACTTACACCATGAAAAAACAACTTTATTTTTCTCTATGTGACTTTGCTATCTTGCTGGACGATGGCAATGTG AGTTTTTGGTTGGATAAAGGAAGTGGAAAAAAATGTTTAATGGTAGCTGCTAGGCAGCTTGCCATTGTTCCTTGGTGGTGGCTGTTATATGATAGTAACTCAAG ATTTTCAGAGGAGGTTGCTGTACTTGACAAGGGGCGGTGTGTTGATATTCGTGGCAAAATGAAAATTGGAATGTTGTCTCCTCACACCACTTATGAAACATATCTTGTCTTTAAAATATATGAGGATGCCTGCGGACTTGATTCGGCAAAGACATCCATTAGATTTGTTAATGAAAGAGAGGAGGTGCCTGATGATGAAGCTAGCATAGTTTATCCTGATCCAAGAACATCTGCACACAACATTGAGCAACGAAATGGAGAGTTTAGTCGGTGGAGGAAGGACAAATGGATGGAGATTAAGATAGCAGAGTTTGAGACTGGTGCAagagatgatgatgatgaggtgGAGACACGATTTATGTCAACTGATACAAATGTACTCAAGGCTGGCCTTATCGTACAAGGTTTCGAGTTTAGGCCTAAACAACCCATGGCAGTTGTTTAA